A portion of the Aphelocoma coerulescens isolate FSJ_1873_10779 chromosome 1, UR_Acoe_1.0, whole genome shotgun sequence genome contains these proteins:
- the TTF2 gene encoding transcription termination factor 2 isoform X2 yields MEAVPCAEHGSLCFLKTGVRDGPNKGKSFYVCGTQGPAACGFVLPAPVPASHCLIHEGCVVELQVLVQQPDREEYQLFYRCLKSKLNGKKWCGSVPWQDPKATKVSKAMESQPSTAPFFNPTSQRNPFKVLDKNCAPSSWKQMKQGNGEESKAKGVKAENERVSVSHKEKKSTSDSSTEMEPLEELKKKPSTGSKSDSEFQETTVSESTLGLSETRKGKNMLSEEEKYGGSGRESKKPSERVDKEPGARSKLLPLSLGKQSTSTKLPVEEQLGDKSLKSCGDKETREKDCTGQKNGGIKPVSKEDAPSPSGAQSASQCAALRGGAQAELPTAQLGPGSPGEASGSDSDEVQFGCSSSGKSKPEKSAEIPSGKSGESVQGTSLPGAAASCHMEGPKDPKVLHNHLVVQLKQKKSTLATVNIQLLPDKGERLLKQVQDLEAALSALNISTADTSEKGQDSTSSSCHREESLSNPAGRPGGTKLITPLPLQDSSAKASAGSHSHPLAAAALGSSGQRFGMSVGVQNLYGGRMTEDRIRAVHRATFEAINHLHKSLESCPTEETAAEDPSGLKVPLLQHQKQALAWLLWRESQRPCGGILADDMGLGKTLTMIALILAQKQLKTEKRKETLEIWLSKNESTVIPSSCTLVICPASLIHHWKKEIERRVAFGKLRIYLYHGPNRDKHAEVLSGYDVVVTTYSLLSKEVPTSKEEGEVPAQDHDVGSGSSPCSPLLRVSWARIILDEAHNIKNPRVQTSIAVCKLRASARWAVTGTPIQNNLLDMYSLLRFLRCSPFDEYKVWKYQVDNNTRKGGERLSLLTRSLLLQRRKDQLDSAGKPLVSLPQRSTQLHQLKLTAEEQSVYNVLFARSRSTLQSYLKRQEQKNEGREYDGGNPFEKVAQEFGVSQKEFPAGSESASQVSSTVHVLSMLLRLRQCCCHLSLLKVALDQVNLNSEGLALSIEEQLGALTLSELQTSDSKSTVYLNGTAFQTDIFDITRESTKIAQLLAELKAIQSHSEPQKSVVVSQWTSMLKVVAVHLQRLGLKYATVDGSVNPKQRMDVVEEFNNNPKGPQVMLVSLLAGGVGLNLTGGNHLFLLDMHWNPALEDQACDRIYRVGQQKDVVIHRFVCEGTVEEKILQLQKRKKGLAQQVLSGKGETFTKLTLADLKILFGI; encoded by the exons ATGGAGGCTGTTCCGTGCGCCGAGCACG GGtccctctgcttcctgaaaacgGGCGTCCGCGATGGCCCCAACAAAGGGAAGAGCTTCTACGTGTGCGGGACGCAGGGCCCCGCTGCCTGCGGCTTCGTCCTCCCGGCGCC gGTTCCTGCTTCTCACTGCTTGATCCATGAGGGGTGCGTGGTGGAGCTGCAAGTCCTGGTTCAGCAGCCGGACAGAGAAGAATACCA GTTGTTTTACCGGTGCCTTAAAAGTAAGCTGAATGGGAAGAAATGGTGTGGAAGCGTCCCATGGCAG GATCCAAAAGCTACCAAAGTGTCAAAAGCAATGgaatcccagcccagcacagcacctTTCTTCAATCCCACTAGCCAAAGAAATCCATTCAAAGTGCTGGACAAGAATTGTGCACCATCATCCTGGAAACAGATGAAGCAAGGAAACGGAGAGGAAAGTAAAGCAAAAGGAGTTAAAGCGGAGAATGAGAGAGTGTCGGTGTcacataaagaaaagaaatcaaccTCTGATTCCTCCACAGAGATGGAACCTCTCGAAGAACTCAAAAAGAAACCATCCACAGGAAGTAAAAGTGACTCAGAATTTCAGGAGACTACAGTGTCTGAATCTACACTTGGCCTTTCTGAgaccaggaaagggaaaaatatgctttcagaggaagagaaatatggtggcagtggcagggaaTCCAAGAAGCCTTCTGAGCGTGTGGACAAGGAGCCAGGCGCGAGATCAAAACTCTTGCCACTAAGTCTTGGAAAGCAAAGTACAAGTACCAAGCTTCCAGTGGAGGAGCAGCTTGGAGACAAAAGCTTAAAAAGTTGTGGGGATAAAGAAACAAGAGAGAAAGATTGCACTGGTCAGAAGAATGGTGGAATTAAACCGGTGTCTAAAGAAGATGCCCCTTCCCCCTCAGGGGCACAGTCAGCATCACAGTGtgctgccctgaggggaggtgcacaggcagagctgcccaCGGCACAACTTGGACCAGGGTCTCctggggaagcttctggcagtgACAGTGATGAAGTACAATTTGGTTGTTCCTCCTCAGGTAAAAGTAAACCTGAAAAATCAGCTGAGATTCCTTCAGGAAAATCAGGAGAGAGTGTGCAGGGGACATCtttgccaggagcagcagcatcatgTCACATGGAAGGACCCAAGGACCCTAAAGTGCTTCATAACCATCTTGTAGTCcagctgaaacagaaaaag agtACATTGGCTACAGTGAACATTCAGCTGCTGCCAGATAAAGGGGAACGGTTATTAAAGCAAGTGCAGGATTTGGAAGCTGCACTCAGTGCTCTTAACATTTCAACAGCAGATACTAGTGAAAAAG GGCAGGATAGCacgagcagcagctgccaccgtGAAGAATCTTTGTCTAACCCAGCTGGCAGGCCAGGTGGCACAAAGCTGATAACACCACTCCCGCTCCAGGATTCTTCAGCAAAGGCCTCTGCAGGCTCACACAGTCACcccttggctgctgctgctttgggttCCAGTGGCCAAAGGTTTGGAA TGAGTGTTGGTGTGCAGAATCTGTATGGGGGAAGAATGACAGAAGACCGAATCAGGGCTGTACACAGGGCCACATTTGAGGCTATTAATCATCTTCACAAATCTCTAGAATCCTGTCCAACAGAGGAGACAGCAGCTGAAGATCCCTCTGGACTGAAG gttccactgctgcagcaTCAGAAACAGGCGCTTGCATGGCTCCTGTGGAGAGAGAGTCAGAGACCATGTGGAGGAATTCTGG CGGATGACATGGGCTTGGGGAAGACTCTAACGATGATTGCTCTCATTCTTGCCCAGAAGCAGCTGAAgacagagaaaaggaaggagacGTTAGAAATATGGCTATCCAAAAATG agTCCACTGTTATCCCTTCTAGTTGCACTTTAGTCATTTGTCCTGCATCCTTGATCCATCACTGGAAGAAAGAGATTGAGAGACGTGTGGCCTTTGGCAAACTGAGGATCTATTTGTACCATGGGCCAAATCGAGATAAGCATGCAGAGGT GCTTTCTGGATATGATGTTGTTGTCACAACCTACAGCCTTCTCTCCAAAGAGGTTCCCACAAGCAAAGAGGAGGGGGAAGTTCCTGCTCAGGACCATGATGTGGGG agtGGATCATCTCCCTGTTCCCCTCTGCTCAGGGTCTCTTGGGCTCGAATTATATTGGATGAAGCTCACAATATTAAGAACCCAAGGGTTCAAACCTCTATAGCTGTGTGCAAACTGCGAGCTAGTGCCAGATGGGCTGTCACTGGGACACCAATACAGAACAACTTGCTGGACATGTACTCTCTCCTGAG GTTTCTACGTTGCTCTCCTTTTGATGAGTACAAAGTGTGGAAGTACCAGGTAGATAACAACACAAGGAAGGGGGGAGAGAGGCTAAGCCTCTTAACCAGGAGCCTCTTATTGCAGAGAAGGAAGGACCAGCTGGATTCAGCTGGCAAGCCCTTG GTATCTCTGCCCCAGCGCAGCACACAGCTGCATCAGTTAAAACTTACAGCAGAAGAGCAGTCTGTGTACAATGTGCTCTTTGCAAGATCCAG GTCAACACTACAATCCTACCTAAAGAGACaagagcagaaaaatgaagGCAGAGAGTATGATGGTGGTAACCCCTTCGAGAAAG TTGCACAAGAGTTTGGAGTCAGTCAAAAGGAATTTCCAGCAGGCTCAGAAAGTGCCTCCCAGGTCTCAAGTACTGTCCATGTCTTGTCCATGCTCTTGAGGCTCCGTCAGTGCTGCTGCCATCTCTCCTTACTGAAAGTG GCTCTGGATCAAGTTAATTTGAACAGTGAAGGCCTTGCACTCTCCATTGAAGAACAACTTGGTGCTTTGACACTCTCTGAGCTCCAGACTTCTGATTCCAAATCAACAGTCTACCTCAATGGCACAGCTTTTCAAACAGATATCTTTGATATCACCAGGGAGAGCACCAAG ataGCTCAACTCTTGGCCGAATTGAAAGCTATTCAGAGTCACTCAGAGCCACAGAAAAG TGTGGTTGTCTCTCAGTGGACGAGCATGCTCAAAGTTGTGGCTGTGCACCTGCAGCGCCTGGGGCTGAAATATGCCACAGTGGACGGTTCTGTCAATCCCAAACAGAGGATGGATGTGGTAGAAGAGTTCAATAACAATCCCAAAGGGCCTCAG GTAATGTTGGTCTCGTTGCTGGCTGGAGGCGTTGGCCTGAACTTGACTGGAGGAAACCATCTCTTTCTCCTTGACATGCACTG GAATCCTGCTCTGGAGGACCAGGCATGTGACCGCATTTACCGTGTGGGGCAGCAGAAGGATGTTGTGATACACAG gtttgtcTGCGAAGGAACAGTAGAAGAAAAGATCCTGCAActccagaagaggaagaaaggtCTTGCCCAGCAGGTTCTGTCAGGCAAAGGAGAGACCTTCACGAAGCTCACTCTGGCTGACCTCAAAATTCTCTTTGGCATCTAA
- the TTF2 gene encoding transcription termination factor 2 isoform X1: MEAVPCAEHGEGRPGDRGGVLCGGLGLTSSAFLRSAGSLCFLKTGVRDGPNKGKSFYVCGTQGPAACGFVLPAPVPASHCLIHEGCVVELQVLVQQPDREEYQLFYRCLKSKLNGKKWCGSVPWQDPKATKVSKAMESQPSTAPFFNPTSQRNPFKVLDKNCAPSSWKQMKQGNGEESKAKGVKAENERVSVSHKEKKSTSDSSTEMEPLEELKKKPSTGSKSDSEFQETTVSESTLGLSETRKGKNMLSEEEKYGGSGRESKKPSERVDKEPGARSKLLPLSLGKQSTSTKLPVEEQLGDKSLKSCGDKETREKDCTGQKNGGIKPVSKEDAPSPSGAQSASQCAALRGGAQAELPTAQLGPGSPGEASGSDSDEVQFGCSSSGKSKPEKSAEIPSGKSGESVQGTSLPGAAASCHMEGPKDPKVLHNHLVVQLKQKKSTLATVNIQLLPDKGERLLKQVQDLEAALSALNISTADTSEKGQDSTSSSCHREESLSNPAGRPGGTKLITPLPLQDSSAKASAGSHSHPLAAAALGSSGQRFGMSVGVQNLYGGRMTEDRIRAVHRATFEAINHLHKSLESCPTEETAAEDPSGLKVPLLQHQKQALAWLLWRESQRPCGGILADDMGLGKTLTMIALILAQKQLKTEKRKETLEIWLSKNESTVIPSSCTLVICPASLIHHWKKEIERRVAFGKLRIYLYHGPNRDKHAEVLSGYDVVVTTYSLLSKEVPTSKEEGEVPAQDHDVGSGSSPCSPLLRVSWARIILDEAHNIKNPRVQTSIAVCKLRASARWAVTGTPIQNNLLDMYSLLRFLRCSPFDEYKVWKYQVDNNTRKGGERLSLLTRSLLLQRRKDQLDSAGKPLVSLPQRSTQLHQLKLTAEEQSVYNVLFARSRSTLQSYLKRQEQKNEGREYDGGNPFEKVAQEFGVSQKEFPAGSESASQVSSTVHVLSMLLRLRQCCCHLSLLKVALDQVNLNSEGLALSIEEQLGALTLSELQTSDSKSTVYLNGTAFQTDIFDITRESTKIAQLLAELKAIQSHSEPQKSVVVSQWTSMLKVVAVHLQRLGLKYATVDGSVNPKQRMDVVEEFNNNPKGPQVMLVSLLAGGVGLNLTGGNHLFLLDMHWNPALEDQACDRIYRVGQQKDVVIHRFVCEGTVEEKILQLQKRKKGLAQQVLSGKGETFTKLTLADLKILFGI; the protein is encoded by the exons ATGGAGGCTGTTCCGTGCGCCGAGCACGGTGAGGGGCGGCCCGGGGACCGCGGCGGGGTTTTGTGTGGGGGTCTCGGACTGACCAGTTCTGCTTTTCTCCGCTCCGCAGGGtccctctgcttcctgaaaacgGGCGTCCGCGATGGCCCCAACAAAGGGAAGAGCTTCTACGTGTGCGGGACGCAGGGCCCCGCTGCCTGCGGCTTCGTCCTCCCGGCGCC gGTTCCTGCTTCTCACTGCTTGATCCATGAGGGGTGCGTGGTGGAGCTGCAAGTCCTGGTTCAGCAGCCGGACAGAGAAGAATACCA GTTGTTTTACCGGTGCCTTAAAAGTAAGCTGAATGGGAAGAAATGGTGTGGAAGCGTCCCATGGCAG GATCCAAAAGCTACCAAAGTGTCAAAAGCAATGgaatcccagcccagcacagcacctTTCTTCAATCCCACTAGCCAAAGAAATCCATTCAAAGTGCTGGACAAGAATTGTGCACCATCATCCTGGAAACAGATGAAGCAAGGAAACGGAGAGGAAAGTAAAGCAAAAGGAGTTAAAGCGGAGAATGAGAGAGTGTCGGTGTcacataaagaaaagaaatcaaccTCTGATTCCTCCACAGAGATGGAACCTCTCGAAGAACTCAAAAAGAAACCATCCACAGGAAGTAAAAGTGACTCAGAATTTCAGGAGACTACAGTGTCTGAATCTACACTTGGCCTTTCTGAgaccaggaaagggaaaaatatgctttcagaggaagagaaatatggtggcagtggcagggaaTCCAAGAAGCCTTCTGAGCGTGTGGACAAGGAGCCAGGCGCGAGATCAAAACTCTTGCCACTAAGTCTTGGAAAGCAAAGTACAAGTACCAAGCTTCCAGTGGAGGAGCAGCTTGGAGACAAAAGCTTAAAAAGTTGTGGGGATAAAGAAACAAGAGAGAAAGATTGCACTGGTCAGAAGAATGGTGGAATTAAACCGGTGTCTAAAGAAGATGCCCCTTCCCCCTCAGGGGCACAGTCAGCATCACAGTGtgctgccctgaggggaggtgcacaggcagagctgcccaCGGCACAACTTGGACCAGGGTCTCctggggaagcttctggcagtgACAGTGATGAAGTACAATTTGGTTGTTCCTCCTCAGGTAAAAGTAAACCTGAAAAATCAGCTGAGATTCCTTCAGGAAAATCAGGAGAGAGTGTGCAGGGGACATCtttgccaggagcagcagcatcatgTCACATGGAAGGACCCAAGGACCCTAAAGTGCTTCATAACCATCTTGTAGTCcagctgaaacagaaaaag agtACATTGGCTACAGTGAACATTCAGCTGCTGCCAGATAAAGGGGAACGGTTATTAAAGCAAGTGCAGGATTTGGAAGCTGCACTCAGTGCTCTTAACATTTCAACAGCAGATACTAGTGAAAAAG GGCAGGATAGCacgagcagcagctgccaccgtGAAGAATCTTTGTCTAACCCAGCTGGCAGGCCAGGTGGCACAAAGCTGATAACACCACTCCCGCTCCAGGATTCTTCAGCAAAGGCCTCTGCAGGCTCACACAGTCACcccttggctgctgctgctttgggttCCAGTGGCCAAAGGTTTGGAA TGAGTGTTGGTGTGCAGAATCTGTATGGGGGAAGAATGACAGAAGACCGAATCAGGGCTGTACACAGGGCCACATTTGAGGCTATTAATCATCTTCACAAATCTCTAGAATCCTGTCCAACAGAGGAGACAGCAGCTGAAGATCCCTCTGGACTGAAG gttccactgctgcagcaTCAGAAACAGGCGCTTGCATGGCTCCTGTGGAGAGAGAGTCAGAGACCATGTGGAGGAATTCTGG CGGATGACATGGGCTTGGGGAAGACTCTAACGATGATTGCTCTCATTCTTGCCCAGAAGCAGCTGAAgacagagaaaaggaaggagacGTTAGAAATATGGCTATCCAAAAATG agTCCACTGTTATCCCTTCTAGTTGCACTTTAGTCATTTGTCCTGCATCCTTGATCCATCACTGGAAGAAAGAGATTGAGAGACGTGTGGCCTTTGGCAAACTGAGGATCTATTTGTACCATGGGCCAAATCGAGATAAGCATGCAGAGGT GCTTTCTGGATATGATGTTGTTGTCACAACCTACAGCCTTCTCTCCAAAGAGGTTCCCACAAGCAAAGAGGAGGGGGAAGTTCCTGCTCAGGACCATGATGTGGGG agtGGATCATCTCCCTGTTCCCCTCTGCTCAGGGTCTCTTGGGCTCGAATTATATTGGATGAAGCTCACAATATTAAGAACCCAAGGGTTCAAACCTCTATAGCTGTGTGCAAACTGCGAGCTAGTGCCAGATGGGCTGTCACTGGGACACCAATACAGAACAACTTGCTGGACATGTACTCTCTCCTGAG GTTTCTACGTTGCTCTCCTTTTGATGAGTACAAAGTGTGGAAGTACCAGGTAGATAACAACACAAGGAAGGGGGGAGAGAGGCTAAGCCTCTTAACCAGGAGCCTCTTATTGCAGAGAAGGAAGGACCAGCTGGATTCAGCTGGCAAGCCCTTG GTATCTCTGCCCCAGCGCAGCACACAGCTGCATCAGTTAAAACTTACAGCAGAAGAGCAGTCTGTGTACAATGTGCTCTTTGCAAGATCCAG GTCAACACTACAATCCTACCTAAAGAGACaagagcagaaaaatgaagGCAGAGAGTATGATGGTGGTAACCCCTTCGAGAAAG TTGCACAAGAGTTTGGAGTCAGTCAAAAGGAATTTCCAGCAGGCTCAGAAAGTGCCTCCCAGGTCTCAAGTACTGTCCATGTCTTGTCCATGCTCTTGAGGCTCCGTCAGTGCTGCTGCCATCTCTCCTTACTGAAAGTG GCTCTGGATCAAGTTAATTTGAACAGTGAAGGCCTTGCACTCTCCATTGAAGAACAACTTGGTGCTTTGACACTCTCTGAGCTCCAGACTTCTGATTCCAAATCAACAGTCTACCTCAATGGCACAGCTTTTCAAACAGATATCTTTGATATCACCAGGGAGAGCACCAAG ataGCTCAACTCTTGGCCGAATTGAAAGCTATTCAGAGTCACTCAGAGCCACAGAAAAG TGTGGTTGTCTCTCAGTGGACGAGCATGCTCAAAGTTGTGGCTGTGCACCTGCAGCGCCTGGGGCTGAAATATGCCACAGTGGACGGTTCTGTCAATCCCAAACAGAGGATGGATGTGGTAGAAGAGTTCAATAACAATCCCAAAGGGCCTCAG GTAATGTTGGTCTCGTTGCTGGCTGGAGGCGTTGGCCTGAACTTGACTGGAGGAAACCATCTCTTTCTCCTTGACATGCACTG GAATCCTGCTCTGGAGGACCAGGCATGTGACCGCATTTACCGTGTGGGGCAGCAGAAGGATGTTGTGATACACAG gtttgtcTGCGAAGGAACAGTAGAAGAAAAGATCCTGCAActccagaagaggaagaaaggtCTTGCCCAGCAGGTTCTGTCAGGCAAAGGAGAGACCTTCACGAAGCTCACTCTGGCTGACCTCAAAATTCTCTTTGGCATCTAA